Within Vigna unguiculata cultivar IT97K-499-35 chromosome 2, ASM411807v1, whole genome shotgun sequence, the genomic segment CGTCTCTCGGTTGTTCTCTATTGATACCCGTTTCTCGTGCAGCTTATGCAAGCAGTTGTGCAAAAAGATAATAGCGTTGAAGTAGCTTTTGCTGTTGATATCTGGAGTTTGGGTTGCACAATTATTGAAATGTTTACGGGAAAGCCTCCTTGGAGCGAGTATGAAGGAGTAAGCatctacataattttttattctcgTTTTTATATCAACCTGTTATTCAGAACAATTCCCACAAGGTGTAGTATATTAGAATTCTCTTTTAACATTCTTTCTTTAGAAACTTTATCCTATTAGTTAAAATTTGTCAGAGATGCTGTGTgtatacatgttttttttcatttatgaacTAGACATGAAATTCTGATTTAATTATGCAGGCCGCAGCTATGTTTAAGGTTATGAAGGATACACCTCCTATACCAGAAACATTGTCAGCTGAAGGTAAAGATTTCTTGAGGCTCTGCTTTACAAGAAATCCAGCCGAGCGACCAAGTGCTTCAATGTTATTAGATCATAGATTTCTGAAAAACTTATGACAGCCAGATGTTTCGTGTTCCACGCATCTGAATAATGGAGCACCCTTTATGGTAATATAAATGCCGTGTCTCTTTTGCTTTTATCAAACCATGTTACTCGGTGTTAAATTTATCAATTGTTGAGTTGGCAGGATATCCACAGTCCCAGAGAGGTATCTGACTATAGATTTGATCACATTTCCATTTCCACTGCGAGGTGAGAATTTCTAAATATGATTTCCTTGCCATTATCCTCTGCTGGGAATGGAGATTGGATACGTTGCAGTGGCATCTCAGTGCCTGCAACACTTTGGATGAGATTTCTGTGTCGGTGTCAAAATGGTGGCTATAGGAAAATAATGACTGGGCTGGTAGAAGTACGTCGTCATACATTATGAGTTCATCTGGAGTTGTTTAGGATGACTTGCACCTGTAGATGTTGCAGGTTCTTTCCAGGGATTGTCACCGACGCCCTCTCTGAGTAACAAGCTTGTTCAGTGTTCACCATGGAGTTAGCAGCATCAGACTTTGGAAgcaaattttgttcaatattaGTGATCCTGCtgtcaattttaataacaataacaaacagCAATGATTCTTTGCATTAAAATGGATGGATCATTTATTCATGACACACTGGTCAAATAACACCATTCCATTTTGTTTAACAAAAGAATTGTACAATAAAGGATGTGAAAGGACAGAGAGGCACATTTTTACCTCTAGCTCCATAGGGCATCTACGCTTGAATGAAGCAGTAGCACTTGTTTCCAAAACTATTTTCATTCCAGAAAATATACGTTTGATCAAATAACTCTGTTACGTTGCAACATTTTTTgacattcaaatatttttactacacgggttttttttttcattgctttTGTTGATGAGTACATCTTGTCCgacaagtgaaaaaaaaattgcattatttcaaatttttatagaTTACAATTTGTTTGCAATGTCAAATTAATccaaatttgatttaatattacaagaatttgaagaaaattaaaGTGAATGAAGTAGGAGTCAAcctaatcttgttaaaaatgtaatatagaaatccatttttattattaattgttcttaatttcatctctttattttttattttttgtataaacaaaattatgaccCGTTATTATCAAGCTTAAAAGACTGAATACAAGAAAAGTTGTTTCAGGAACAACATTGAATTCCCTGTATTACGCCCGCTTGTTCACCAGATTGCGGGATTATTGTTTGatcatataataatatcaaagtcAAAATGTACTACAAGTTAGCGCAACAATTAATTTCTGTAATTTATTCCTTTGTATACCTGGGGTCTTCTTTTAAGAGATTCCTTTTTAGATTATCTGAACCAATTTGGTATTATTAggttttaaataacttttacatttaggtttttgtaattaaatctctatcaaagtttttgttttattaaatgtttaaaatattattttctaaatacatTACTGTCTGCTACTCTGATTGTTATCTTTATTTCTTCATCCTTAACtcgtttattatttaatttaatcttccTCAGTTAACTAATTTTTCAGAGAGATTTTAAAAGgaggaaattaaaaagaaaataagtgattaattagagaaaaaaagtaatattgactatcaaaattaaatgataaataattaggcaaaaaaaatattttaaatacttgataaagtaattattttaataaaaataaattaaaaatattaaattatgaagtatttaaaatttaataaagttaataaatttatatatatatatatatatatatatatatatatatatatatatatattaataattattacaaaagaaCTTTTTTCAATAGCCAACAAAAATTTATAACCGTCACGTATAAAACGTTAATATTTTcgttaaataaaactaatatgcTAACAATCTTTGACATatttactcaaaataaaatcttcACTgcgataaaaaaaagaataaacagtttttttttttttttaaataggacgtgttattattaaaattaattaagttttaattctttaataaatttgttatgtTCGTACAACTacattttctcaaattttcttacattccaatatcaataaaatatcaatgttgcatattattttttcattgaaatttTTCTTAACCGGCTATTCGtcaataaaaattgataaagaaaaatattagaaagGTCAAAGACCTTTAACGACATCGTCACACAAATCAATCACCCAGAGAAATCACAAGTGAATAACACAATTatctttaaaacataattatccctgtaaaaaaaaaaaaaacggacgTAAAAACCGCGTGAGTGTAACAACGGATTTGGGCCTGGCATCTCATTTGACTATTTTGTCTTTTGCAACGGCATGACTTGTATGACAACTATGCTCCTTCACGTGCATTTATCTATTTCTAGAATTTACTTCACTTTCAGTGCCCAACTTTACTCCTCAATCTTCATATTCCTCTTCCTCTCCCTATAGTGCATAGGGAGAAGGTGAACCACCCATGGAACCTCCTCCGTCACAATCCTTTCAAGTTTCTGGGGATGATACACAAGACAAAGTCATCAACGAGTGGTattcttcttttcattcttcAATCGCTTCTTAATTTTTTCAAGAGAGAACGTGTTTGATTATTGAATAATCTAactgttgttttgtttttgtttttgttttctggatACATGTAGTTGTTCTTGCTGCTACGACTGTTTTCAGGGTCTCTTCGATTTCTTGTGCTGTAACTTTTGTTAAAACTCTTGGATTAGGGTTATTTCATGGGGACATGGGGTATCAACATGTTCCTTTTCTCTCCCCCTTTATCAGATGATTTTGATGTATGATCTGAATTAACTAAGGAAAAACTGTGCTTTTTAATCATAGACTGATGCAACATTCCCCCTTTTTGTGTCTTTTTGGATGCCTTTGCCAACTGAGTTTGAGATTTTTGTCATAAACATCACACTGAAATTAGAATGTATAGATCCTAAGAAGTCTAGAATCTGAGTTTATTATCCTATCCAAATCGTTTGggaatttcatttttgtttcactaGGGGAGGATCCCGTTATACCATAAAGTGGTGTGGGTCTGCAAAAGTCATTCTTTTACTGACATAGAATCACAACACGTTTTTGTGGTAAAAAACtgaatatcaaatattataataaggATACTAGAATCCAGATTCGTGAAggtaaaaattttgttttatatttaaacgAATCAATAATTTCCTGGTGTCACTTTGGTGAATAAGGCGCATTTGATGCATTATTAAAAGATAGAAAGGAGTTCAAATTATTGGTAATGAGATTCGAACAATCCTTTTGTAGACTAATGTTGGATGGAGGATTTTTGGaaggtaatttatttttataaaaaagttaaaatactttataataaaatttgttatttgaaTGTAAGAGAAACAAAGTGAATTTAAGGattttgagaaaataattttattatttaagactatataatttcaagttttaaatgaaatttattttggaTTCTCCTCCTTTAAACTTGTCTCTTTGCATCATGATTTCTTttggtatataaattaataaagtttttttttataaacattaatcatgtttttcatattttttattaccatGTTAATTTTTAGATAGggttatttttcattaatatctgacaaatctattttttaatggatgttaattaatttttttaatatacactAATAAAACCATTAATTAAGTcgttttaataaatatagacaacatatattttttgtttaatattattaaaattatgtaaatttttaacaatattattttgtttttaactttCTGTCACGATTTTCTTAGCTCATGTGATAGTATGAATctcagtcaattttttttttattaaagccTATAAcgactattttttttatcatgtttatAGAAATTGTTTTTTAGTTGATGTTGTTATTTGTTGacaatttttgtatttaggaataattgaaatattttttaaacatgaaaattaaaactGAATACATTTCaactattttgtttaattaagagataataatattttaacctacATTGATTCACTTTTAACCCACTCTTTCAATTATCAGATTAtctattttcattctttttaagaatggtttaaaaatggataaaaaaatgaattaaaatatcattatccaattaaaacagttataaaattaaaaaaaaaagaaagtaaaagtaataaatatttaacatatttctGAAACGGTAAAACGGTAAAATGTCTTGATGAGATCTGAGTGTCTTTAAGATTTGTTCTGAATAAGAGCTGCACTCTATCAGGCTTACCTAAGCATGAACGTTAAGGTGTGAGGATACATGAAAGGAATAACCATATccttcaatttatttatttgctgcattgtttttatttaaaaaatgtacagtttatttatatatttcattatttttatacaaaattatttattaaattattataattaattttatttaatatttctttcttaAGAGATAATAAGATTAGTTTGTTTAATCTTTAGTGTAACATTGttattcttaaataaatttttattatttttggatttgagAAACTCCTTTTGACCGAGAGGACTAACGTCATAATTgttaacattaaattatatatacatttgaaaaataatttattctttttatatgtttaagaatgatgtcaattggtttatcattttccaaatttataatttttcttaagatatttaattttgaaattaaatcaaaaccatcaatatcatattttaaagattttctaAGGTTTAAgcatttatctttcaaaaattaaatatctccCCACCTTAATACACAAGACTTTGCCTTTTATTTGTTCATAGcttctttttgttatttaattaaagtctcaattcttcttttctttcaaatttttgagtaacctgattcaaattttctagttgatatatctatatatttttatatgatatgaaataaaaagataatatataaaacactattaaagataaatatataaaacgaatgaattaaaacaataaaacttggTTCTGattgtaaagaaaataaactcaataGGAGACTTGTAGTATCTTGAAATCTCACCTTTTTCACAAACttacaaaattgtttattttaagattaatcattaataaaaataattaaaaaatatatatattgctCTTCTAAACTCGATAATAAGtccttttttttcctaaacttgaattatctttctatAGAAAAttcaactttgaattatgctctaattaatctattatccaccaaaagactaaaccataatctaatatttaattttgtaaaaaaaaaaaacaatttctcctcaagatatatgcaaaaagaaaaactctcGAAATCCGTAAATGTGAAAGtaccaaaaaacaaaactaggCAAAAGAAACAcctttctaattttaatacaaatccaaaatagaataaaaataacaacagcACAAATAGAAAGAATCCTAACCataaatgaggatgaaaaaatCAGGACATAAGGACAATATGAGATTCAAGAGATTAAAGGGATGTAATATTCCAAagtcctaaaaaaaaaaactattaaaagaaaataaagtaagaaaatgtaaaagaagtcatagagaaaaataaaagaggaagaTAGAATCTAAGattgattataagagaataacGATAGTTAATCATTCTTTTTATTGTaaacaaaattgtaatttactaaaaaaaattaactcattaattctcatttttactaccaataaaaattaacacacactaataataatttaattaaattttattatcaaacataaacttataattaatttaatataattatattagttataatttttttgagacttttatattttaaacataattttataattagtttaattaagatatattaattagtactaaaaaacttttaaggttctttttcttaaacataattttataattaatttaatagaaaaatattaattaatagtaaattattttttaaacattctTATTTTTGAGGTCTAAAATAAGTGTTTTACtcactttatctttaaatccttaaacaatatatatatatatatatatatatatatatatatatatatatatattttttttttttttttttttttttttttttttttttttcttatttttgattATAACAACATCAACTTGATTACGTCGTTCCAGCAAAAATGATTggttattcatatttttttagcttttatcaTGACTGTACACACATATTCCACCACATGACACACCCAAAAAAACACAGTCAAATGTAACGCACTATCGGTATATATCTATAAACTCTGCTTTCAAAATTCTCCTCCTCCCACAATGCACACGACTTTATCCTCAAAGTGCAAGCATGTtaccaaattttaattttattttccacaatgcaaatatatatatatatatatatatatatatatatatatatatatatatatagagagagagagagagagagagagagagagagagagagagagagttccCTTTTCACCATagctacaaaaaaaatattattcaacttTTAATACCGATTTAATTcgttagaaaatatttttcagatgATTCGGTAAGTGATTTCGGTATTATGAGAACTCTATTACGGGtagaattttgtaaattgaacaaatatgtTTTCAGTTATTAGGCTACATTCTTCTTCAACCTATAACATCAtcgtattttaaaattaaggatTCGAAAACTTGTAAGTTTTAATTACATTTCTTAACTTTGACTCTTCATAAATAAGCTGAAATTTGTTAcaagataattatttatcatatttaagtAAATAGAAAATACAAGTACGATAAAAGGATCAAAGGAAACAAGTCTCGTAGTACACGGAAACTGAGTGAGTATGATACTATTGCAAACGCTTTATTTTCTTCACATGGAGACTTCACGTGTCAACTATGTAATTTCCTTTTTTCTATATGTACATGAAGctgttagttttatttatatgagAGATACATTATCACGCTACATCATCTTGCCACTTAGAGCAATGGTTAACTATGAGATAGGTCTACGCAAGTTCTCTACTCCATTAACGAAATGTGGACTCAATTGTTATATACCAAAACCAAAAGTAGCAGACATTTTGGACTTGTACCAAACTAGAGTGAAAGGGACAACCATAGTGGCCATGCCACTCTCCACAAAAGCAAACCTAGTGAGTGTATGTTTTTTCCTATAAATGGTTGTAGTTTGCAACACTTAATGTCACAAACAATATCCTAATTGAGTTGTTAACTAATTTCTCCTGTTGTCACATTCTGGTGTCAACTTATGGAGTCATTTGTCTCtaataaacttccttttgtTTCACTGTTTTGGCTTCTGTTCCTTAGCCCTCTAGTGTGCTCTCAACTTTACTATAACTTCTATGACTCAACTTGTCCAAACCTCACCGGAATTGTTCGATACAACGTGTTGTCAGCTATGGCCAAGGACCCAAGGATCGCTGCTTCACTCTTACGCCTTCATTTTCATGATTGTTTCGTTCTTGTAAATACCTTCTCTAAGTTTTAGTTAACTATTCTTTTAGTTAACTattcattcaaatttattacatgtgctgtttctttatttttcgtCATGCAGGGATGTGATGCATCGGTGCTACTAGATGACACGGATACTctaaagggggagaaaaatgcACTGCCTAATAAAAACTCACTCAGAGGATTTGAACTCATTGACACAATCAAGGCCAACTTGGAAAAGGCTTGTCCTTCCACTGTGTCATGTGCTGATATACTAACCCTAGCAGCAAGAGAAGCCGTTTATCTTGTAAGTGACCAAATTTTCACTGTTTAATATAATAAACCATACTAAAAAATATACACTGACAATTAGTTAAGTAATCATACATGAACATTAACCTATTATTTGGTAAATTTTTCAGAGCAAAGGTCCATTTTGGTCTGTGCCTCTGGGTCGTAGAGATGGTACAACAGCAAGTGAGAGCGAGGCAAATAACTTGCCGTCACCCTTTGAACCTTTAGAAAACATTACGGCCAAGTTTATATCCAAGGGTCTCGAAAAGAAGGATGTAGCAGTACTCTCAGGTTTGTCTCCTTCAAAATTTTACCAACCATGATGTCTAATCAGTGTAATGTTCATATATGTAATGAATGCAGGTGCACACACCTTTGGTTTTGCTCAATGTTTCACGTTCAAGCCAAGGCTCTTTGACTTTGGTGGGTCTGGTAAATCTGATCCAGCACTAGATGAGTCGCTTCTTCAGAGTTTAAAAAGAGTGTGTTCAAATGAAGCTGATTCTGACACCAATTTGGCTCCCTTGGATGCCGTGACTACAAACACATTTGATAACACTTACTACAAAAACATTGTGAACAATTCGGGTTTACTTCAGTCGGACCAGGCTCTTTTGGGTGACACTGCAACTGCTTCATTGGTGAATTACTATAGCAAGTGGCCTCTTCTGTTCTTTAGAGACTTTGCAGTTTCTATAGAGAAAATGGGACGCATTGGTGCCCTTACAGGACAACAAGGGCAAATAAGGGCAAATTGTAGGGCTGTGAACTGAATATCTCGTATTGCTCTTGCCTTTTCAAAACCTTTCCACATTTGCTTTTGCATATGTACAATAAATTCTAGGGGTTTGTTTGTGTTTAAATTTAAGTAATGTATGCAACTTTCAACAAAGAGAACAAAAATGTGCAGTTAGTttatttatcaagaaaaaatgataacatcgtatctatttttttactctcattCTTTACTTTCTAACGTGATTTAATTTGAAACattcatttctttttaaaaatacaaaaacagtgatatattaatcaatgatcacactaaaccataaaataataaagaacgTGTGTTAATAAATGAagtcataatatttttctttcgaCATACAGAGTAGTCGAGacactttttaattatatgagACTAATAAATACCATAACTTcgacaaaatataataaagttgGTTAAATAATGTAAGCAGGGTTAAATTTAGTAACTGTGTTTGATACTGAGATGATATTATGATGATAACCTAGAAGAGTTACGAAGAAATGAACAAAGGAAATTGTAGATATAAAATTAAGACTAGCAAATAGTTAAGTTGGAAATTAGTCAtgtatggtaaaaaaaaaaactatattttcatATACAAAGCATATGGTTTCAATTTGGTAATGGTCTATATTTTGTACTATTTGCAGCAATTGGACTTAATGGCATGTAATTACGTCACATGTTCAGATGTCAATAGAGTGGTTGActcattttgaaaaataatgaaactataGTGTAGTACATATTTTGACTTTTccccatttttctttttccaaattCTTTCTAAaccttcttatttttctcttgcattttatggaaataaaaatttacattttatgcTTTTGGATTGTGTAATTTGAAAGTAAATAATGACCGACTTTCAAATTACATAATCCGAAAAACTTCTAGA encodes:
- the LOC114171444 gene encoding peroxidase 10-like; protein product: MESFVSNKLPFVSLFWLLFLSPLVCSQLYYNFYDSTCPNLTGIVRYNVLSAMAKDPRIAASLLRLHFHDCFVLGCDASVLLDDTDTLKGEKNALPNKNSLRGFELIDTIKANLEKACPSTVSCADILTLAAREAVYLSKGPFWSVPLGRRDGTTASESEANNLPSPFEPLENITAKFISKGLEKKDVAVLSGAHTFGFAQCFTFKPRLFDFGGSGKSDPALDESLLQSLKRVCSNEADSDTNLAPLDAVTTNTFDNTYYKNIVNNSGLLQSDQALLGDTATASLVNYYSKWPLLFFRDFAVSIEKMGRIGALTGQQGQIRANCRAVN